One Paralysiella testudinis genomic window, AACGCCCCGGCAAACTTTACTTGGTGCAAGACTTCTACGAAGACAGCCGCCGCAAACGCACTGATCCCATGCTGCTGCAACAAAGCCAGCTGATGGATTTCTACGCCTACCCGGCCGACGGCAGCCACAGCGTGTACTACAACAACGGCAATCTGGCCACGCAAACCCAATACCAAAACGGCAAGGCCGTGCGCAGCGAATCGTGGCCGGAACACTAACAGCCCGTTCACAATCTTTTATTGTGAACGGGCTCTAAGGCTGAAACAACAGGCTGCCTGAACAGCGCGTTCATGTTAAACTTTGCGCCTTTCACCCACATATAGTGGAATGAAGAATAAAGTGATACAAGGCGAGCCAACGCCGTAGCACTTTTTATGCATTTCACTATAGTGCTTTCAGGCAGCCTGAAAGCCAATTCCACACAGGTTTGTTTATGGCAGGCAATACATTCGGGCAAATATTCACCGTAACCACCTTTGGCGAAAGCCACGGCTCGGCACTTGGCTGCATTATCGACGGCTGCCCGCCCGGCCTGGCCTTAAGCGTTGCCGACATCCAAGCCGATTTAGACCGCCGCCGCCCCGGCACCAGCCGCCACGTTACCCAGCGGCGCGAAGCCGATGAAGTGGAAATCCTCTCCGGCGTATTTGAAGGCCACACCACCGGCACCCCCATCGCCCTGCTTATCCGCAATACCGACCAGCGCAGCAAAGACTACGGTAACATCGCCAGCCAATTCCGCCCCGGCCATGCCGACTACACCTATTGGCACAAATACGGCACCCGCGATTATCGCGGCGGCGGGCGCAGCTCGGCACGCGAAACCGCCGCCCGCGTGGCCGCCGGTGCCGTAGCCAAAAAATGGCTGCAACAGCAATTCGGCACTGAGCTGGTGGCTTATATTACCCAAGTGGGCGAGCACATCATTGCCTTTGAAGGCGAAGAGCACATCACGCAAAACCCGTTTTTTGCCGCCAACCACAGCCAAATTGCCGCGCTGGAAGCCTATATGGACAGCGTGCGCAAATCACTGGATTCGGTGGGCGCTAAGCTGCACATCGTGGCACGCAATGTACCGGTGGGCTTGGGCGAGCCGGTGTTCGACCGCCTCGATGCCGACATCGCCCACGCCATGATGAGCATCAACGCAGTTAAAGGCGTGGAAATCGGCGCCGGTTTTGATTGCGTGGCACAGCGCGGCAGCGAACACGGCGATGAGCTCACCCCGAGCGGCTTTTTAAGCAACCATGCCGGCGGCGTGCTCGGCGGCATTTCCAGCGGCCAAGACATCCGCGTTAACATCGCCATCAAACCCACCAGCAGCATCGCCACCACCCGCCGCTCGATTGATGTTCACGGCAATGCTGTCGACATCGCCACCCATGGCCGCCACGACCCTTGCGTGGGCTTGCGCGCCGCCCCGATTGCCGAAGCCATGCTGGCCTTAGTGCTGATGGATCACGCCTTGCGCCAACGGGCGCAAAATGCCGATGTGCGCGTCAATACCCCCGACATCGCCCGCCATCCCACCACCTCTGCGTAAATTTCTCGCAAATTCCGGTCAAGTTATGCGAAAATAAAGCGTTTGACGCCGAGCGCCACATTTTATCCATGCGGGTGCTTAGCCGATACGCCGTCCGAACATCAAGGAACATCAGAAAAATGACTCAAGAAACCGCTTTGGGCGCGGCCCTGAAATCTGCCGTGCAAACCATGAGCAAAAAAAAGCAAACCGACATGATTGCCGAGCACATCTATCTTAAATACGATGTGTTCAAACGCTTCAAACCATTGGCACTGGGCATAGACCAAGACTTGGTGGCCGCCCTGCCCCAATTCGACGCCACCCTGATTGCCCGCGTGCTGGCCAACCACTGCCGCCGCCCGCGCTACCTGAAAGCACTGTCCCGCGGCGGCAAACGCTTCGACCTGAACAACCGCTTTAAAGGCGAAGTCAGCCCCGAAGAACAAGCCGTGGCGCAACAACACCCGCTGGTGCAAGCCCCCGCCCCAAAAGCCACTGCCGCCGAAACTGCGGCTGTTGCCGAAGCACCAACCCCCGCAACCGACAACGACACGGCACCCGACAACAACGCATAAACACATCTTCAAATACAGGCCGGTTTTCCGGCCTGTACTTTTATGTGAAACTCAAGCCATATCAGCCACCTACTCCGCCCGTAGGCTGTCAAATCATGCGTAGATACCATCTCTCGCATCAAGCCGCAATGGTTATTTTGGCCTGATATTCGCATTGGTGCTTCAACACACCAAAGCAAATCTGTACCAAGCGGCGCATCGCTGCGCCGATGGTCTGCATTTCCGTTTTGTTTCTGGCTTTCAGTCTGCGGTAATGCGCGTTAATATCCGGATTCCACGTTTTTGCAACCACCGCAGCCATATACAACTTAGCTCTTATGACCGAACTGCCCCGCTTGGAAAGCATGGCTTTGCCTTTGTGTTTGCCGGATTCCCGTTTTTCGGCACCAATCCCAAATAGGCAGCCATTTGCGAGGCGGAGGTAAAATGTTTGCTATGATAGAGCGCAACCATGCGCAATGAAACCACTTCACCTACACCGGGTATGCTGCGCAGTAAAGCACGGTCTTTTTCAAATCAGGATGCCGGTCAATATGTTGTTCGATTTCCTGTGTGATGGTGCTAATCTGCTGCTTCAAATTGGTCTGCATGGTGCTGATGGACTGGCTGACCGCTTCGGGAACAGCGCTGAATCCGGCTTTCTCCATGCGGTTGTCTTCACGCTGCAGATCGCTTTGCAGCGCATCTAGACGGGCTAGTAGTGCGTTGAGCCGCTTGATGTGGGGTGCAGCAGGCTGCCATTGGCGTACTTTGTGGTGCATGAGGCGGTCAATACCGGCTCTGGCCAGTGACTGGCTATCAGCCTTATCGGTTTTGTGCAAGCTGTCGTATTTGGCATAATGGGCACTGTCGGCAGGATTAAGCAGATAAACGGCGATGCCTTTGTTATGCAGGTACTCTGCCAATGCTTCGTGGTAAACGCCGGTGGCTTCCATGAAAATTTTGAGTAGGCTTAAGTCTTCACCGATGTTTTTATACAGCCATTCTGTCAGTTGGTTAAAGCCTTGGAGGTGGTTTGGCAATGCTTTGGTTTTGATTTTACTGCTGCCAATGTCGCGGATAAGAGCACAATCTAGTTTGTTTTTGCTGATGTCGATGCCCAATACTTGGAAGTTCATCATAATCTATCCTTATTTATGCAGTGTCTTGCGGGCGCTGCCGCGCACTTGGATACCATTCAGATTGTAGGATGAGGTGTATGGCAGTGTTATCTACATTTCAGTGTCGGGCACTTGGGTCGGATACAGTTTGCTGCCATACGGGGCGGGAATAATACGCGTTTTACTCACCGCTTGAGAGATACAAGGTCGGATTCTTGAATCCGACATTTGGCTGTCAAGCCAAAAGACACAATGATCTTTTTTGTGAACAAGTGTCGGATTCAAGAAT contains:
- a CDS encoding IS110 family transposase gives rise to the protein MMNFQVLGIDISKNKLDCALIRDIGSSKIKTKALPNHLQGFNQLTEWLYKNIGEDLSLLKIFMEATGVYHEALAEYLHNKGIAVYLLNPADSAHYAKYDSLHKTDKADSQSLARAGIDRLMHHKVRQWQPAAPHIKRLNALLARLDALQSDLQREDNRMEKAGFSAVPEAVSQSISTMQTNLKQQISTITQEIEQHIDRHPDLKKTVLYCAAYPV
- a CDS encoding ProQ/FINO family protein — protein: MTQETALGAALKSAVQTMSKKKQTDMIAEHIYLKYDVFKRFKPLALGIDQDLVAALPQFDATLIARVLANHCRRPRYLKALSRGGKRFDLNNRFKGEVSPEEQAVAQQHPLVQAPAPKATAAETAAVAEAPTPATDNDTAPDNNA
- the aroC gene encoding chorismate synthase, whose amino-acid sequence is MAGNTFGQIFTVTTFGESHGSALGCIIDGCPPGLALSVADIQADLDRRRPGTSRHVTQRREADEVEILSGVFEGHTTGTPIALLIRNTDQRSKDYGNIASQFRPGHADYTYWHKYGTRDYRGGGRSSARETAARVAAGAVAKKWLQQQFGTELVAYITQVGEHIIAFEGEEHITQNPFFAANHSQIAALEAYMDSVRKSLDSVGAKLHIVARNVPVGLGEPVFDRLDADIAHAMMSINAVKGVEIGAGFDCVAQRGSEHGDELTPSGFLSNHAGGVLGGISSGQDIRVNIAIKPTSSIATTRRSIDVHGNAVDIATHGRHDPCVGLRAAPIAEAMLALVLMDHALRQRAQNADVRVNTPDIARHPTTSA